One genomic window of Desulfovibrio gilichinskyi includes the following:
- the rpsP gene encoding 30S ribosomal protein S16: MALKLRLTRMGSKKRPFYRLVAINSETRRDGRPLEFLGHYNPMVEPVELKIDMEKVQKWIDRGACPSDTVKALLKKNS, translated from the coding sequence ATGGCTTTAAAACTCAGATTGACCCGTATGGGCTCCAAAAAACGCCCTTTTTACCGTCTTGTAGCTATCAACAGTGAAACCAGACGTGATGGTCGTCCTTTGGAATTCCTCGGACACTACAATCCAATGGTTGAACCTGTTGAACTTAAAATTGACATGGAAAAAGTTCAGAAGTGGATCGATAGAGGCGCATGCCCTAGCGATACAGTTAAAGCACTTCTTAAGAAAAATTCTTAA
- a CDS encoding KH domain-containing protein — protein MLKDLVEFIAKSLVDNPDDVVVTEIEGEQTSVIELKVAKEDLGKVIGKQGRTARAMRTLLGAASTKVRKRSVLEILE, from the coding sequence ATGTTGAAGGATTTAGTAGAATTTATTGCGAAATCTCTTGTTGACAATCCGGATGATGTAGTCGTCACCGAGATTGAAGGAGAGCAGACATCCGTAATCGAACTGAAGGTCGCAAAAGAAGACCTCGGTAAGGTTATAGGCAAGCAAGGGCGCACTGCAAGAGCAATGAGAACTTTGCTTGGGGCTGCATCAACCAAGGTGAGAAAACGTTCTGTTCTGGAAATTCTGGAATAG
- the trmD gene encoding tRNA (guanosine(37)-N1)-methyltransferase TrmD — MNFNLITLFPEFFDSPLSNGLMSKAVERDIVSFNTVNPRDFAVDNHKSVDDRPYGGGPGMVMFIEPIARSLDSVGIKPVRQGGCGKGKRLLMLSPKGRPLTQKLAIELAGEDELTLVCGRYEGIDARFEEIFPVEAVSVGDFVLNGGEAGALCLIEAVARLLPDFMGHSESGTEESFSSGLLEYPHYTRPAEYEGLKVPEILSSGNHALIDEWRNKRSLDETLNSRPELLSEADGLKKEDVYHLRSIPRKRLGKHLSMALVHYPVLNKFGEKAAVSLTNLDIHDMSRVSRSYSLAGMYAVTPIEDQKKLADRIISHWTSGPGSRTNPDRAAALAKVSVMDSLIDVVEHIESGTGKKPILVTTSARGAGNVTPSQVREMLYDNPVLLVFGTGHGLAPEILEMATGCLRPLRFMDGYNHLSVRSAVAITVDRLLGDAW, encoded by the coding sequence GTGAATTTCAATTTGATTACGCTTTTTCCGGAATTTTTCGATTCCCCTCTTTCAAACGGCCTTATGAGTAAGGCTGTTGAAAGGGATATCGTTTCATTCAATACTGTCAATCCACGTGATTTTGCTGTTGATAATCATAAGAGCGTGGATGACCGTCCTTACGGGGGCGGACCTGGTATGGTCATGTTCATTGAGCCTATAGCTCGCAGTCTCGATTCTGTGGGCATTAAACCTGTTCGTCAGGGAGGCTGCGGCAAGGGTAAAAGGTTGCTGATGCTGTCGCCGAAAGGTCGTCCGCTTACCCAGAAACTTGCTATTGAACTTGCTGGGGAAGATGAGCTGACACTTGTCTGCGGACGGTATGAAGGAATTGACGCTCGCTTTGAAGAGATATTTCCCGTTGAGGCTGTCTCTGTCGGAGACTTTGTTCTTAACGGAGGTGAAGCCGGTGCGTTGTGTCTTATCGAAGCCGTAGCCAGATTGCTGCCGGATTTCATGGGCCATTCTGAATCGGGCACTGAGGAAAGTTTTTCTTCGGGTCTTCTGGAGTATCCGCACTATACCCGTCCTGCAGAATATGAAGGACTCAAAGTGCCGGAGATTCTCTCTTCCGGGAATCATGCTCTGATCGATGAATGGAGGAATAAAAGGTCTCTTGATGAGACTTTGAATTCCAGACCGGAATTGCTTTCTGAAGCTGACGGCTTAAAAAAAGAAGATGTTTATCATTTACGGTCAATACCCCGTAAACGTTTAGGAAAACATCTTTCAATGGCTTTAGTACACTATCCGGTGCTAAATAAATTTGGTGAAAAAGCCGCTGTTTCTTTGACAAACCTTGATATTCACGATATGTCCCGCGTTTCCCGCTCTTACTCATTGGCAGGGATGTATGCAGTGACTCCTATCGAGGACCAGAAGAAATTGGCTGACCGAATAATTTCTCATTGGACCTCGGGACCGGGTAGCAGGACGAACCCGGACAGAGCTGCCGCTCTGGCAAAGGTCAGTGTGATGGACTCCCTGATCGATGTGGTGGAGCATATTGAGTCGGGAACGGGTAAGAAACCGATACTGGTGACAACCAGTGCTCGGGGCGCGGGTAATGTGACTCCTAGTCAGGTCCGTGAAATGCTTTATGACAATCCGGTGCTTCTGGTCTTCGGAACAGGACATGGATTGGCTCCCGAAATTCTTGAAATGGCAACGGGATGTCTTAGACCTCTCCGTTTCATGGATGGATATAATCACTTATCAGTAAGAAGTGCGGTGGCAATAACGGTTGACAGGCTTTTGGGAGACGCTTGGTAG
- the rimM gene encoding ribosome maturation factor RimM (Essential for efficient processing of 16S rRNA) — MEMLLVAEVVKPHGLRGEVCIDSHADSPFLYDEVACLYLRREGQKPRRFGVQSFRMHSGRALVTFEGINDRDKAETLRGMDVLVNKADLPKLGDDEVYMYQLKGAAVELKDGTAVGTISDFLFAPGQETWVISSSDGKEILFPAVAEFVLSVDVDARKVVIDPPEGLIDIYLTAPAK, encoded by the coding sequence ATGGAAATGCTATTAGTAGCCGAGGTGGTCAAACCACATGGCCTGAGGGGGGAAGTTTGCATCGATTCCCATGCGGACTCCCCTTTTCTCTACGATGAGGTTGCTTGTCTTTATCTGAGAAGAGAAGGACAGAAGCCCCGTCGTTTTGGTGTGCAATCCTTTCGGATGCACAGCGGGCGTGCTTTAGTTACTTTCGAAGGCATAAATGACCGTGATAAGGCTGAAACGCTGCGCGGCATGGACGTCTTGGTAAATAAGGCGGATCTTCCCAAACTTGGGGATGATGAAGTCTATATGTACCAATTGAAGGGTGCTGCCGTCGAACTTAAAGACGGAACAGCTGTGGGAACCATTTCGGATTTTCTTTTTGCGCCGGGTCAAGAGACTTGGGTGATCTCATCTTCAGATGGAAAAGAAATTCTTTTCCCTGCTGTGGCTGAGTTTGTATTGTCTGTGGATGTAGATGCAAGAAAGGTTGTGATTGATCCGCCTGAAGGGCTTATCGATATATACCTGACTGCACCTGCTAAATAA